The Sporosarcina sp. Te-1 DNA window CTAATACTTTTAAGCAGATCGGTGGATATATGAGCACTCTTTTGGTACGAGCAGTTCCATAAATATACGAGCACTCTGCAGGTACATTCCAGCGCTCTAACACATACTCGATCGATTTAAAATTCAGATGAAGAAAAACAACATGTTTCTCTTCACCTGAATTAATTCAAAAACGTCGTCACGTAAAGTATTCGATTTTGGCATTTGGGAAAAATGTTTCGGTATAGCCAAAAACATGCTCCTTGATCGCATCTTCTTCATTCTTTGGATAAATATATTTTCCAATCCCATATTTGCCCCATTTATAACGCCGCTTTTCCTCGTCCAGCTCTAACTTGGTCTTCGGATAGTTCTTTTCAATTACTTTCTTCGCAGGCTTGGTGAAGCGATGCTGGATGAATTCGAACGTGATATCATCCCGCGCATCTTGCGGCAGCTCCGCGTCCAGCCGTTCAAATAAATGACGATAGCCCTCTTCCCATCCTTCATGCAAATAGATGGGAGCAACGATGAACCCAAGTGGATAGCCTGCTCTTGCGACTTTCCCCGCCGCCTCAATTCGTTTATCGAGCGGTGAAGTGCCCGGCTCGAAGTTTTTAATAACAAAATCGGCATTCACACTGAAGCGGAACCGCGTATGCCCATTATGCTCGGCATCCAGCAGGTGATCGACATAGTGGAACTTCGTGACGAAACGCAACCGGCCGAGCTCCGTTTGCCCAAAATGATTGATCGCCCGTTTCAATGTATGGGTCAGGTGATCAATACCCACAATATCAGATGTACAGGCCGCTTCAAAACGGGTAATTTCCGGGGCACGTTCCTCGATGTAGTGATCCGCTGCCTCCAGAATCTCTTCCACATTGACATACGTCCGGATGTACGGCTTGCTGCCCATCGTGGTCTGCAAATAGCAATAATGGCAATGCCCCATGCAGCCCGTCGCAAAAGGAATGGCGTATTCGGCTGACGGCTTGGACGTATCGAACTTCAAAGTCTTCCTGATACCGACGACCAATGTGGATTTTGCCATTCGATACTTTTGGGCATCCGTGTCGCCTGGCAGGTTCCTTACTTGGTTATGGGATGTCGTAAACCGGATTTCAGTCCCCAACTTCTCGAACTTCTCTTTCAGCTCTTTTCCAAGCGGATAGTCGAGTGCATTTGGCTCAAAATACACAAGCTGCGGCATAAAAGGTTTGTTCATATTCCAACCTCCCTCTTATGTAGAATGTTTAAAGGGGAAGGAATTATGCCGGCCCTTTTTTCCAATATGTTATGATAAACTGGAAATAGATTGAAAGAATAGAGGCTATCTAATGCCGTGAGAAATGAAACGGTCTTATTACTACTCGCCAATGTTTTATCCATGGGTCTGATTTGCACGTATGCCTACAGAATCTACACACTCATGTCCCCTCAACTCCACCGGGTATCCGTGTCCCGACTCATCCTGGTAGTCTGCATCATTG harbors:
- the splB gene encoding spore photoproduct lyase, with amino-acid sequence MNKPFMPQLVYFEPNALDYPLGKELKEKFEKLGTEIRFTTSHNQVRNLPGDTDAQKYRMAKSTLVVGIRKTLKFDTSKPSAEYAIPFATGCMGHCHYCYLQTTMGSKPYIRTYVNVEEILEAADHYIEERAPEITRFEAACTSDIVGIDHLTHTLKRAINHFGQTELGRLRFVTKFHYVDHLLDAEHNGHTRFRFSVNADFVIKNFEPGTSPLDKRIEAAGKVARAGYPLGFIVAPIYLHEGWEEGYRHLFERLDAELPQDARDDITFEFIQHRFTKPAKKVIEKNYPKTKLELDEEKRRYKWGKYGIGKYIYPKNEEDAIKEHVFGYTETFFPNAKIEYFT